From Camelina sativa cultivar DH55 chromosome 5, Cs, whole genome shotgun sequence:
GTTAGTAGTAATGGAACTGGTAAGTGGAAGTTGGAACCGAGGCTTGTGTGTTTGCACTTTGCTAGACAGGTACTGAGAGATGAAAAGATGAGACTAGAGAGTTTTATGgaagagtggaagaagaagattccggATGGGATGGAAGGAAAGTTCGAGATGCTTGAAGGAGAGGTTTTAACAGAGACGATAGGGATCGAGACACGGGTTTATACATTCAGCGTACGCTCTCTGCCTTCAACTCCAGCAGAGAGATTCTCTATACTCTTTAAACATAGGTCAAAATGGGAATGGAAAGACTTGGAGCCTTACTTGAGGTAACTGAACAAAGTTTCTGATGTAAAACATTTCATTATAAGTTCTTATTGATTTGTGAATTGATTTGTGTTGGTTATGTATGTGTTAATTGCAGGGATCTTCATGTTCCTAGGCTTTCTATGGAAGGATTGCTTTTGAAATACACACGCAGAGCTCAGCCTAAAGCTGATGCACCACCTGTCTTTAGTGCAAGATGAAAAGATAGTTTCTCTCTATTTCTAAACCTTTTTTGGCTTCTTTGTTATAATTTGTGTTAGTTGATGTTAGACGACAAGAAGTGTGGTAGAGTTTTGTGAAATTACAGGTCACACAGATCATCCAATTTATGTGGTTTAGTCTTTTTTTGGTCGGCACTTGCGTATTTTTGCATAAACGTTAAAAACCTATATTTATTGCCTGGGCCAAAATTGAAGAGATCGACTTGGGTCCTGGTTTAGCCTTCTTTGTCCTATACGGTTCAACATCaattaaatgaaaaagatgCTTCATTTGTTTTGTGCAGAGCAAGATACTTTGTTTGAATGTACAAGTAGAAAAGTAGAATACGTTCCatgtatttttaaactaattaagtTTTGACTAAACCCAAAAACTTTAAGGAAACATAGAGCCAAGCTCTCAAATTCGTTTTTTCTCTATCTATTAGCATTGTTTAATACCCCCACTAATATTAGTTAGCCTACAGAATTCGAATGGACTGACCAAATACTTGAATGGACTTTTATGACGAAGTCAAATTCAGGAGATAAAAAAGTGAGTTGCTTCGAAACTACAACAAAGTAGgaagtatatataataatactagtATAAAAAGCATTAAGCATTAAGAATcacctttcttttattttaataaacccCAATGAGATTAAACAAAGACCGTTGATCTCAACCACGATACACCACCTTACAGTactatatatcatttatatacacacaaataGAGAGCGTTGTTACTTGTGCCAAACTTATctctaaactaattttttttgtttctcgagAAAGAATGTTTACTGACTCTCTCGTAAGATTCTCAGAGTTCGTAGCCGACTCCATCATCATCGCGTTCCTCGTCGTCTTCACTCTACGTCTCTTCTTTAGATTCGCTAGTTTCCTCGCGAGCCGTTCTTGGCGACGTTACCGTACGTTCACGGTCCATCGTCGGAGATGGATAAGAAGAACCGCGGCTGATGAAAAACATTCGTCGACGACGTATTGTACGATTTGTCTTGAAGACGCGGCGGAGGGAGAGAGGATGAGGAGGATAACGGCGTGCAGCCATTGTTTCCACGCTGATTGCATCGATCCGTGGCTGGAAAAGAAGTCCACGTGTCCTCTTTGTAGAGCTCAGATTCCTCCGGCGCCTCCCGGAAACCCTCTGCTCGCGCTTATTGTTCCTCCCGGCGTGTTCGATATGTTTACCAAAGGAACCTTCCCTGACGCGGCGTCATCGTcaacaatatttgattaatttaattaggaCTACTTAAACACGAGTTTATCAATGTTTTTgtagaaattaattaatgtactcattcattttttttttactgtataGTTCTCTTCACACCAAAATGATAAAAAAGTATGTAACACCCTGGAATTTGGAATATTGAACTCTATGAACAAGAAAATACAAACCTCTAACATGTTATCTTGTGGAGAAAGTGACAGTATTATTAGTTAGTGTTTTTATAATACACTTCCTAAagatgtttgtttttcttcaccACTTTAGAATTTTTCTTACCAACTATTATCTAATCCACCACCCAATACAGttgcttttttttgtctccaacAAAGTGCTTCTAGTCTATCAAATAGTGGGTTTTGTCCGTCTAtcagataattgttttttttttttacttagccaacaaataaaacaaaaacaaaagagtaatagttgtgtttttcttggtcAACTACTAAATGTTATTCCAAAACCCCTTAAGAGGCAAACATCGACATAAGAATTTAGGAGTAAGTTAAAACTGCCAACGAATCCGGCACTACGTGTCGTAGAAGAAGGGaataactaaaaaacaaaacaaacaaaaaaagagaaaagaaatttCTGATATCTGAGAAATATCTTGATCTGAACTCAATTGAGCAGATATAGTGATTATTGCACTTGTAATGAAGTCAGACtatttaaactatatagtatatgtGAATGGGATCGATACTTTTTGCTAGAGTATCTTGTTAGCGCAAAAGCAAAGACATATTATTGGTCCGAGGACCGAGATTCTTGTAATAAATCTCATATTAAACGTTATGAAATCTCCAAAGTTTTCTCATCAAGCTGCGTCGTCCACTATGCAATGTATGTCACCACAAGCAGATAATATACCGGTTAGATTACTTTGTTGGATTCCATACTCGGTTTGTGTTAACAATGATACGAAATATTGGTGGTCGGACAAACCATGATGAGCTCATTTGATCCATCTGAGAAGGTTCACTCTTGTAACActtccatatatatttttgacttttCAGCCTATCTTTCTCGTGTTAAAAGTATTCAGAACACATTtgggatatatttttttttttttagtatttaaaatattggaAATGTACCTTCGCGCAATTAAACTTCTAATTCATCCAAgccaataattaattaaagaccCAAGAGTATACAGTTTTAATAACATGCATTATACGAGTTTAAATTCAGACGGTGACACAATGAAAACAACGATATTTAAGTAGTACCCCTGTGCAATTTTGGTTATTCATtgaaacttttatatatgttgcCTATTCCATGAAGATAATACATTGATCGAGATCGCCAGAAGTGATATCATTCCATTATTTAGAATCCAAAATTCCGCTCATGGCTCATGACATTTTCTGGTACCGTCatttattattagattatggagaaaaaaacacatttgtcctcatcaattttttttatgttcctacgattttttttttttttgttaagttgtGTTTGACCTAGTTTAAATTTCATACTATACTATGTATTAACCTGCGGAAAACCGCAGACTGATTTTTCTTtagatgaaaatttgtaataatttattttattattatgttatatttaatggtttgtgattaaaaatttggtttgcttatattattatttttttgtattttataaatgtttattaaaaatctgtcaataaaacatttgcataataaataaaattgtttaaacctttgtcaattaaacgcaatttttgatataattgtgaagtaagtaaaaagatataactaatATGTAAACAGAGCAACTAAATATAGATACTGAAGGTTCTGAAAaacttctttgaaaacaacattcattatttttctttatgtgatTTCCTTTTTTCTGTAATAAGCACCTTcaagtattaaatatatttaaatctcaacttagttttatttcCTAAAGAACAGTGgctaaaataaaagtataactttttaaaatagataagatactatatctatatcttttattttttagtttattaatttttaaaatctaagcaaactgttatatattttatttgattagatttttgataaaaattttaacttgggctggaaaagtttttttgataaaatttgtggttatatagattttatttgattagatttttaaaatcttaactgttaattttttttaggacGAAttggttttgattctaatagttgttcttttttttttctacaatttattttattttatgtgtcacaattttcgtttttaattaattaattaatattaattttaattaagttttctaatagcaattgaatgtaattttttacacattttaattaattaaataattaattttaattaagtttcatatttgtatttctcaattaatatagtaggatatagTCTAAAGAGGATTAGgatttttttccatatataccattcattgactatatataattctatatatagtgaaaaatCAAATGTCttttagtatatactatatgtgtatatatatatattatttagtataaatatgatatattgGATACAATCgaatatatgcaaaaaaaaaaacgtttgcAACCATGTCTAGTGTGTCATCAGAATGTTTCACCAAAATCAAAGGCATTAGAATTGTGTTGTTATTATTCTTATCGGTTACTCGTGGAGACGTTTCTGAAAATGCAAATTATGCAGACGCTCTCACAAAGAGTATTTTGTTTTTCGAAGCTCAACGCTCCGGAAAATTGCCAGCGAAACAAAGAGTTACTTGGAGAGGAGATTCTGCACTCAGAGACGGTGCTGATGCTCATGTAATTTTATAACccaatctttttcctttttcttttctcattatCTTTTGTGTGATGAATATTTCTTGaagtaaaattatattatatattttctaactaTAAAAATAGGTTAATCTCGCTGGAGGGTATTACGATGCCGGAGACAATATGAAGTTTGGATTTCCTTTGGCGTTCACGACGACCATGCTAGCTTGGAGCAGTGTAGAGATGGAATCGCAGCTTAAAGCCCGCAAGGAGCACCAAAACGCCCTCGCGGCTATCAAGTGGGCCACCGACTATCTCATTAATGCACATCCTCAGCCTAATGTCCTGTACGGACAAGTGGGCGATGGTGCCTCGGACCACGCGTGTTGGATGAGACCCGAGGATATGACCACTCCACGTCCTTCATACCGCATTGATGCTCAACATCCAGGAGCTGATCTGGCTGGCGAGACAGCAGCAGCGATGGCCGCAGCCTCATTGGCTTTTGCCTCGTCTAATGCAGTTTATGCCAAAAAACTCATTTCTCACGCAAAAAGTCTGTTCAATTTCGCTAAATCTTACCCCGGGGTCTACCATAGCTCTATTCCTAAGGCGGCTGGCTTTTACACAAGCAGCGGCTATCAAGACGAGTTGTTGTGGGCTGCGGCTTGGCTTCACCGGGCCACTGGAGAACAGACCTACCTCGATTATTTAATACATGCTTCTAGTAGCGGAGGTGTGAGCTCCATTTTTTCGTGGGACAATAAGTTCTTGGGAGCACAAGTCTTGGCAGCCAAGGTAGGTTACGAGAATTCCCTAAAATTGACCATGCCCTTATTACTTGCACGACACTtgactaacttttttttgtgtgcaaatgTTAGCTTGTTTTGGAAGGCAAAGTGAAGAACGTAGGGAAGATGGCTGAATACAAGAGTATGGCGGAGCAATTTATCTGCAATTGCGCTCAAAAGGGTTCCAACAACATTAAGAAGACTCGAGGAGGTTTGCTCTGGTTCTTGCCATGGGATAACCTCCAATACACAACCGCCGCTTCTCTCGTCTTAGCCACTTATGCAAAATACCTTGACGCTGCACATACATCGGTCCGATGCCCCCGTGGCGTCCTTCAAGCTTCTGAGCTTCGTAACCTCGCTCGGGCCCAGGTTAGACAGGCATTCGTTTTActtctttttcaaattaaatcAAGTTTTAAGACTAATTAAATCAAGTTTTGAGAATCCTCAAAacttaatttaacaaaatatacaaaaaagagACAGTGTGCACTTATAGATGTTCGTAATGGCCACAGCCAACAAGAGAGAACAATGTCTTCGTAGATATTAGAATTTTTACGTGAGGATTAATTAAAAGTTTCATACGTACGTcaagataaaaataatatttttacatggTCCATGTAACAGGTTGACTACATACTTGGGTCAAACCCCAAGAAGATGAGCTACATGGTCGGATACGGCACCAATTATCCTAGAAGACCACACCATAGAGGAGCCTCCATAGTGTCAATCAAGATGGATCATAGACCGGTGACATGCAAAGGAGGGTATGGAACTTGGTTCAACAATCCCAAACCGAATCCTAATGTTTTGGTTGGAGCAATTGTAGGTGGACCGGACGAGAACGATGGTTATGGAGATAACCGGTCTGATCCTCAGCACGGTGAGCCTGATACAGTCACGGTTGCTCCTTTGGTTGGTGTTTTGGCTGCCATCGCATGACCTTAGTTATATCTCTATTTGTTTCTACCTAATAATGTATGACTGACTGTCTTTGAACTTCATTTTCCTAAGACGCTCTAGCAACTAACGTTTTAGGTCTAAGggtagaaaaacaaattttgatatgttataATAACTTGATGTattgtcaaaaataaataataacttgATGTAATGAAACTTTCGAAACTAGTGATTTCGGTTCAGTTAAGGTCTGGTTATAAGTGTTTAGTTTGGTTCTCATGGAAGTTGTTAAACTCTCTGTTGATCGCcttctaacaaaaattaaaaaagggaaaaattcaaagatatctAACTTTTATAATATTGTAACAACTATATAGCTACCATCATTCAATTAATCAACAAATGTTTAAAACTGATGAAAAACCAATACATATGATGTACAtcttatacaaaatatattgtacCTCTTATACCGAAAAGTACATTTTATACATGGataagaattttttattttaaacttcaaattcttatcttattatataaaattggattttgaaagttagtcattaacaagattttgatatgtgtcaagttatcaatctcagatttcgACATGTGTaaaagattttgacatgtgtaatatttaataaaagaaatatgattacaacaaaaataaaatattttgttttaaaaaatatcaataatgtgaaaagataattataaaaaattacagaatttttaagaaaatacaaagttttttaaaataattataaggagattatatatatatttcataaaatttgaaagttagccattaacaagattttgacatttgtaagttatcaatctcagattttgacatgtgtaaaagttaatatttaataggagaaatatgattacaacaaaaataaaatattttgttt
This genomic window contains:
- the LOC104784881 gene encoding RING-H2 finger protein ATL5-like is translated as MFTDSLVRFSEFVADSIIIAFLVVFTLRLFFRFASFLASRSWRRYRTFTVHRRRWIRRTAADEKHSSTTYCTICLEDAAEGERMRRITACSHCFHADCIDPWLEKKSTCPLCRAQIPPAPPGNPLLALIVPPGVFDMFTKGTFPDAASSSTIFD
- the LOC104784882 gene encoding endoglucanase 15-like — translated: MSSVSSECFTKIKGIRIVLLLFLSVTRGDVSENANYADALTKSILFFEAQRSGKLPAKQRVTWRGDSALRDGADAHVNLAGGYYDAGDNMKFGFPLAFTTTMLAWSSVEMESQLKARKEHQNALAAIKWATDYLINAHPQPNVLYGQVGDGASDHACWMRPEDMTTPRPSYRIDAQHPGADLAGETAAAMAAASLAFASSNAVYAKKLISHAKSLFNFAKSYPGVYHSSIPKAAGFYTSSGYQDELLWAAAWLHRATGEQTYLDYLIHASSSGGVSSIFSWDNKFLGAQVLAAKLVLEGKVKNVGKMAEYKSMAEQFICNCAQKGSNNIKKTRGGLLWFLPWDNLQYTTAASLVLATYAKYLDAAHTSVRCPRGVLQASELRNLARAQVDYILGSNPKKMSYMVGYGTNYPRRPHHRGASIVSIKMDHRPVTCKGGYGTWFNNPKPNPNVLVGAIVGGPDENDGYGDNRSDPQHGEPDTVTVAPLVGVLAAIA